From Chloracidobacterium thermophilum B:
TGACACCATCGTGATTTTCGACCGCATCCGGGAGCAGCTTGCCGAACGGCGCCGGGATGACCTGGCCGTCGTCACCAATGATGCCATCAACCAGACGCTGTCACGCACGGTCATTACCTCCGGGTTGACACTGCTTTCGGTGCTGGCCCTAGTGCTTTTCGGAGGAGAAGTTCTCAAGAGTTTCTCGTTGGCGCTGCTGGTGGGGATTCTGTTCGGCACCTATTCCTCGATTGCCATTGCCAGCCCCATCCTGCTGTGGTGGAAGCGGTATCTGGCGCAGCGGCAGCCAGCCGCGGTACCGGCGGAAGCCACGACCCGTACTGGCGGTGAAAAGCGCGTCGGTGGTGAAAAGCGTTCCGGGCGGACGGCAAAATCAGCTCCGACCCGGTGAGGCCCTGCCGGGACCGGGTGACGGCCCGGTGGTGGAAGCTGTGGGAGGTCTGTTCCGCTTGCCTGCATCTGAATTTTAGTGGGGGCCGGTTGACCGGGAACTTTTGTGGCGGGCCGCGTGTCAAACCGCATGAACACCCAAGGCGCTGTCAGATGGTGCCTATCTGTCACAGGTGGTCTGTCACAGATGGCCGGTCTGACGCGGCTGCGGACCGTTTGCGGCCGAAAAAGCCAGTCTGAAAAAGCCGGAGTGGATGCGGTAAGGGGCCCCTGAGCACGGAAAAGTCTTGACTTAATCCCGTGCCGAACAGTAACGTCTGGCGCATTCAAGACACGCCAGAGTGATGTAACGATACTGCCAGCAAGTCGGCTATCGGTTGAGCATTCCAACATTGCATGACCAAGTGCTGGTGCTGAGGCAATGTGACGAAGCCGTTGCACATACCTGATACCCGAATATCGTACAGCTCCATCAGGCTTTACGGCCGACTCCGTCTATATGGGAGCACACCCCTGCTGGTAACGTTCCCGATTGCCTGTGGAAGGTGAGGTAAAGATATGTTCGACACCATGGTTGAGTCCACTTCGCAAGCCAAAGACGCCGGTCGGCGCTCAGCCTTCTTTTTCGTGACGCTCATTATCTGGGTGGTCGGCTTCACTGGCCTGGTAATTTGGCAGGTGTGGACCTATGCCGCCGAACTAAGTCAGTCGGCCAACGATGTAACACTGCTTGCTCCGCCACCACCGCCGCCGCCACCGCCGCCGCCACCACCGGCTGCCACGACATCGGCACCTCAGACCAAGGCGCCGATTGTTGACGACACATTTACCGCGCCGAAAGAAGTCCCGAAGGAAATCAAGGAGATTCCAAAGCAGGCCCAACTCCGTTCACGGGTTGGCGATGCTGGTGCTAGTGATGCGGCTGGAATGGTAGGTGGTGTACCGGGTGGTGTACCGGGTGGTGTACCGGGTGGTGTACCGGGTGGTGTACCTGGGAGCACGGGGGATGCTGCACCGCCGCCGCCGCCGGATCCGCCCAAAGAAGCTCAGGTGCCTTCTGGCCCTGTTCGGAAAAGTGAAGGTGTTCTCAAGGGAAATGCCATCAACCGTGTGCAGCCGGACTATCCAGCCGTTGCCAAGTCTGCCCGGATACAGGGAGCGGTCGTCGTTGAGATTGTCATCAATGAGGAAGGGCAGGTGATCAGTGCGCGGGCGGTGAGTGGTCCGGCATTGTTACAGCAGGCTGCGGTGAGTGCTGCCCGTCGGTGGACGTTCAAGCCGACCATTCTCAATGGTCAGCCGGTGAAAGTCTCCGGGGCGATTACGTTCAACTTTGTACTCAACTAGGGAGCTCGTGCCATCCGTAAGCGTGTGTATGGGGTGCGCCCCTGTTCTCAAGTGACCAGCGGGGGCTTCCTCTCGCTGGAGAGGAGGCTGTAACGCTCCTGGTCCCTACCTTGGAAGCTTTCTTCTACTTTGGAGGATGACATCTCATGACGTTGCTGTTCACAAAGTTCGGCTTGCTGACTATGCAGGCAGTCATCATGTTTGCTGCTGAAGGCGGCAAGGCCGAAACCGAAGACTTTACCCTGCTCGGCATGATCCGCAAGATGGGGCCGACGGCGTTGGTCGTGGCGATCATTTTGTTCCTCATGTCGGTCTATTCGATTGCCATCATGGTTGAGCGTTTTCTGACCTACACGCAAGCCAAAACCCAATCGCGTGAATTCGCTCCCAAAGTGGCGCAGGCACTGAAGAATGACCGTATTGAGGAAGCCATTAACATCGCTGACCAGCACCGCAAGAGCCATCTGGCGGTGGTTGTCAACGCCGGCTTGCAGGAATTCCGTGCGCATCAGAATGACCCGAATCTTTCCGGTGATGTGATTGAAGCCTCAAAGCGGGCCCTGCAACGGGCGGTCGCCGTCAAGATGGCCGAGTTCAAGAAGGGGCTTTCGGGGTTGGCCACGATTGGTTCGACAGCGCCATTTGTGGGTCTCTTTGGCACAGTCGTTGGGATCATCAACGCCTTCCAGGGGATGAAGGAAGCTGAAGGCGCTGGGATTGGAGCGGTGGCTGGAGGCATCTCCGAAGCGCTGGTTGAGACGGCATTTGGACTCCTGGTGGCGGTACCAGCGGTGTGGATGTTCAACTATTTCACAAGCAAGGTCGAGGCCTATAACGTCGAAATGGAAAATTCATCATCCGAGTTGATTGATTATTTCCTGAAGC
This genomic window contains:
- a CDS encoding energy transducer TonB, with product MFDTMVESTSQAKDAGRRSAFFFVTLIIWVVGFTGLVIWQVWTYAAELSQSANDVTLLAPPPPPPPPPPPPPAATTSAPQTKAPIVDDTFTAPKEVPKEIKEIPKQAQLRSRVGDAGASDAAGMVGGVPGGVPGGVPGGVPGGVPGSTGDAAPPPPPDPPKEAQVPSGPVRKSEGVLKGNAINRVQPDYPAVAKSARIQGAVVVEIVINEEGQVISARAVSGPALLQQAAVSAARRWTFKPTILNGQPVKVSGAITFNFVLN
- a CDS encoding MotA/TolQ/ExbB proton channel family protein — translated: MTLLFTKFGLLTMQAVIMFAAEGGKAETEDFTLLGMIRKMGPTALVVAIILFLMSVYSIAIMVERFLTYTQAKTQSREFAPKVAQALKNDRIEEAINIADQHRKSHLAVVVNAGLQEFRAHQNDPNLSGDVIEASKRALQRAVAVKMAEFKKGLSGLATIGSTAPFVGLFGTVVGIINAFQGMKEAEGAGIGAVAGGISEALVETAFGLLVAVPAVWMFNYFTSKVEAYNVEMENSSSELIDYFLKRRGVR